In Fibrobacter sp. UWB15, one genomic interval encodes:
- a CDS encoding FISUMP domain-containing protein, with protein sequence MTNSYFTDPRDGETYRTVKIGNRIWFAENLRHKSEGAQAYAGGMGYLCLNGETPPYDWNCDPDVKKYGLCYYWKFAEAAVPKGWRLPNNDDWRDLFNAVGAKCEMGEHGAETYLGAALALKSKDDWEEDELFPVGKSTDAFGFTAYPAGCMEEFGFCGARGRHTRFWSSVGQNKWAYRVCLDNFYDDAVLDRFWNDFSCANSIRCVKDC encoded by the coding sequence ATGACTAACTCATATTTTACAGACCCGCGAGACGGTGAAACCTACCGCACCGTGAAAATCGGAAATCGGATTTGGTTCGCCGAAAACTTGCGGCATAAAAGCGAAGGCGCGCAGGCGTATGCCGGTGGCATGGGGTATTTGTGCTTGAATGGCGAAACGCCGCCTTACGATTGGAACTGCGACCCAGATGTGAAGAAATATGGCTTGTGCTACTACTGGAAATTTGCAGAAGCCGCGGTCCCCAAAGGTTGGCGCTTGCCGAACAATGACGATTGGCGAGACTTGTTTAATGCAGTTGGCGCAAAATGTGAAATGGGCGAGCATGGTGCCGAAACTTACCTTGGGGCGGCTCTTGCGTTAAAGTCCAAAGACGATTGGGAGGAAGACGAACTGTTCCCTGTCGGTAAAAGTACCGATGCTTTCGGTTTTACGGCGTATCCGGCAGGCTGCATGGAGGAATTCGGCTTTTGCGGAGCACGTGGCAGACACACGCGCTTCTGGAGTTCCGTCGGGCAAAACAAGTGGGCGTACCGCGTTTGCTTAGACAACTTCTACGACGATGCCGTTCTTGACCGCTTTTGGAACGACTTTTCTTGCGCAAATTCAATCCGCTGTGTGAAAGACTGCTGA
- a CDS encoding type II toxin-antitoxin system death-on-curing family toxin yields MNRLEKLEISNVIGDFRAALETLDRYDHQQLEFPKTGVDYSETNGPITYELAMEAIAVLKEKFRDSGIFGVEKDASFKSSLGQIYQTFDGKELYPTVQMKAATLLYLLVKNHSFVDGNKRIAAFIFLWYMSRNDILYRVDGSKIVSDGALVTLTLLIAESKPEERETMTKLVVNLIM; encoded by the coding sequence ATGAACAGATTGGAAAAACTTGAAATATCGAATGTCATCGGTGACTTTCGTGCGGCCCTTGAAACCCTGGACCGTTACGACCACCAGCAACTGGAATTTCCGAAGACAGGTGTGGACTACAGCGAAACGAACGGCCCCATCACCTATGAGTTGGCGATGGAAGCGATTGCTGTGCTCAAGGAAAAATTCCGCGACAGCGGAATCTTCGGTGTCGAAAAGGATGCGTCTTTCAAGAGTTCCCTCGGACAAATTTACCAGACCTTCGACGGCAAGGAACTTTATCCGACCGTGCAGATGAAGGCGGCAACACTCCTGTATCTGCTTGTCAAGAACCATTCTTTTGTTGACGGCAATAAGCGCATTGCTGCGTTCATTTTCTTGTGGTACATGTCGCGCAACGATATCCTTTATCGTGTGGATGGCTCCAAAATTGTAAGCGATGGCGCTCTGGTCACGCTCACGCTGCTCATCGCCGAAAGCAAACCCGAAGAACGCGAAACCATGACCAAACTCGTGGTGAACTTGATTATGTAG
- a CDS encoding glutamine synthetase III, which yields MSVSYRKKTINEIAKAPTAPVKPAGPVNVDFYGEDVFNIDAMREYLPKDVCEKLIATINEGAALDPSIAGDVAHAMKKWAMDRGATHFTHWFQPLTGSTAEKHDSFLEPDGCRAIMAFSGKNLIVGEPDASSFPSGGLRSTFEARGYTAWDPTSPAFLKRHGNGATLCIPTAFCSYTGEALDKKTPLLRSLQALSKSTRRLMTCFKAGPKKTTVTLGAEQEYFLIDKRFYLQRPDLYQAGRTLFGAAPAKHQQMDDHYFGSIPARILNFMNEVEIELWKLGIPAKTRHNEVAPAQFELAPMFEEVNLACDHNMQIMEVLRNVADKNGLVCLLHEKPFAGVNGSGKHNNWSVSYGKGNLLNPGKDPHQNAVFLTTLCAIIYAVDTHADLLRMTTAGAGNDHRLGANEAPPAIVSMFLGDQLMDVIEQIEQGVPKSSKQAGALRIGADMLPALPRDATDRNRTSPFAFTGNKFEFRAPGSSQSCSEPNVVLNTIVAEAFDMISEQLEKLDEKNFHTGLQKILQKIVKEHKRVIFNGNGYTDEWVAEAERRGLPNIRTSVEALKALTKEENIQLFEKYGVMNRREMESRYEINVEDFHKRIHIEGEVCRDMAKNIILPKVVEAYSSALKTNEMALNQGFPGVDAYVKSLGEGVKNLSAAIATMEESLNGLHEGILDAMAALRKVVDGLEKVVPDEMWPLPKYREMLFIY from the coding sequence ATGAGCGTAAGCTACCGCAAAAAGACCATCAACGAAATCGCAAAGGCCCCTACCGCGCCCGTCAAGCCGGCCGGTCCGGTGAATGTGGATTTCTATGGCGAAGATGTGTTCAACATCGACGCCATGCGCGAATACTTGCCCAAGGATGTCTGCGAAAAGCTGATTGCAACCATTAACGAAGGTGCTGCCCTCGATCCGAGTATCGCAGGCGATGTGGCCCACGCCATGAAGAAGTGGGCGATGGACCGCGGTGCCACGCACTTTACGCACTGGTTCCAGCCGCTCACCGGTTCCACTGCCGAAAAGCATGACTCCTTCCTTGAACCTGACGGCTGCCGCGCCATCATGGCCTTCAGCGGCAAGAACTTGATCGTCGGCGAACCGGACGCATCGTCCTTCCCGAGCGGCGGTTTGCGTTCCACCTTCGAAGCCCGTGGCTATACCGCCTGGGATCCGACTTCTCCGGCATTCCTCAAGCGCCACGGCAACGGGGCTACGCTCTGTATCCCGACTGCGTTCTGCAGCTATACCGGCGAAGCGCTCGACAAGAAGACTCCGCTCCTGCGCAGTTTGCAAGCTCTTTCCAAGTCTACCCGCCGCCTCATGACCTGCTTCAAGGCGGGTCCCAAGAAGACGACGGTCACGCTCGGTGCCGAACAGGAATACTTCCTAATCGACAAGCGCTTTTACCTGCAACGCCCCGACCTGTACCAGGCTGGCCGCACGCTGTTCGGTGCCGCTCCGGCAAAGCACCAACAGATGGATGACCACTACTTCGGTAGTATTCCGGCTCGCATTCTGAACTTCATGAACGAAGTGGAAATCGAACTTTGGAAGCTCGGCATTCCGGCGAAGACCCGCCACAACGAAGTGGCGCCTGCCCAGTTCGAACTCGCCCCGATGTTCGAAGAAGTGAACCTCGCTTGCGACCACAACATGCAAATCATGGAAGTGCTCCGCAACGTGGCCGACAAGAATGGCCTCGTTTGCTTGCTCCACGAAAAGCCTTTCGCTGGCGTGAACGGTTCCGGCAAACACAACAACTGGTCCGTGTCTTACGGTAAGGGTAACTTGCTCAATCCGGGTAAGGACCCTCACCAGAACGCCGTGTTCCTCACCACGCTCTGCGCCATCATTTATGCCGTCGACACCCATGCTGACTTGCTCCGCATGACGACTGCTGGCGCCGGCAACGACCATCGCCTCGGTGCAAACGAAGCGCCTCCGGCCATTGTCTCCATGTTCCTCGGCGACCAGCTCATGGACGTCATTGAACAGATCGAACAAGGCGTGCCCAAGTCCAGTAAGCAAGCTGGCGCACTCCGCATCGGTGCCGACATGCTTCCGGCTTTGCCGCGCGACGCCACCGACCGTAACAGAACTTCTCCGTTCGCCTTCACCGGCAACAAGTTCGAATTCCGTGCTCCGGGCTCCAGCCAGAGCTGCTCCGAACCGAACGTGGTGCTGAACACCATCGTGGCCGAAGCGTTCGATATGATTTCGGAACAGCTCGAAAAGCTTGATGAGAAAAACTTCCACACGGGCCTGCAAAAGATCCTGCAGAAGATTGTGAAGGAACACAAGCGCGTCATTTTCAACGGTAACGGCTACACCGATGAATGGGTTGCCGAAGCCGAACGCCGCGGCCTTCCGAACATCCGCACCTCCGTGGAAGCCCTCAAGGCTCTCACCAAGGAAGAAAATATTCAGTTGTTCGAAAAGTATGGCGTCATGAACCGCCGCGAAATGGAATCCCGCTATGAAATCAACGTCGAAGATTTCCACAAGCGCATCCACATCGAAGGCGAAGTCTGCCGCGACATGGCCAAGAACATCATCTTGCCGAAGGTCGTCGAAGCTTACTCCAGCGCCCTCAAGACCAACGAAATGGCTCTCAACCAAGGCTTCCCCGGCGTCGATGCCTACGTGAAGTCTCTCGGCGAAGGCGTCAAGAACCTGAGTGCCGCCATCGCTACGATGGAAGAAAGCCTGAACGGTCTGCACGAAGGCATTCTCGATGCAATGGCTGCGCTCCGCAAAGTCGTCGATGGCCTCGAAAAGGTTGTCCCCGACGAAATGTGGCCTCTGCCGAAATACAGAGAGATGCTTTTCATTTACTAA